A region of Aquarana catesbeiana isolate 2022-GZ linkage group LG08, ASM4218655v1, whole genome shotgun sequence DNA encodes the following proteins:
- the LOC141104682 gene encoding uncharacterized protein isoform X2 encodes MMDNQPPLTSPDVSSNENPPERCPRPLYSRDSTQEGHTIPHHHQVEEVIDIKVEVKKEEEETYVIGDQQCMKEDEVMDTIKEEESSPDISSDGKYFWNLNTSERLLNISPDCTAEDRDIAKCSSKLTFSWLATSMDPSNPEEPTDKSHTMTSDDHLRSMGPSHPEKSSKKSHTMTSDHHLRSMDPSNPEEPSDKSHTMTSDVHLRSMDPSNPEEPSDKFHTMTSDVHLRSMDPSNPEEPSDKFHTMTSDDHLRSMGPSNPEESSDKSHTMTSDVHLRSIDPSNPEESSKKSHTMTSDVHLSSYNANRSTDPSETQKSSLSHEGAHTGGSSLSCLVCGKTFTKKKGLVKHQKSHKTKHPYSCSECGKSYCKKESLVVHQRTHTGERPFSCLECKKCFSKKETLFIHQRIHTGERPFCCSECGKCFSQKGCLCKHQRSHTGERPYSCLDCGKSFPRKGSLLTHQKLHTGERPFSCLECGRCFSNKQNLLTHQRIHTGERPFCCFECGKCFSEKGSLVKHRRSHTGERPYSCPDCGKCFSKKGSLLTHQRSHTGERPFSCLECGKCFSDRGNLRKHQRVHTGERPFSCLECGKCFSDQGNLHQHQRKHTGEHPYSCSECGKGFFRKKQLLLHQRTHSVEHPYSCSECGKCLTTKESLVNHQRIHTGERPYSCSECGKCFATKETLVSHRKIHSSERPHSCPECGKRFIKKAALVRHQRIHTGERPYSCSECGKCFTAKENLVSHQKIHSGDRLYSCSECGKSFSWKGSLVTHQRIHSGERPYSCSVCGKSFTKKGGLVRHQRIHSGERPYLCTECGKCFTAKQSLLVHMTKHSSEHPNNFQTVINVLQIT; translated from the exons atgatggacaatcagccgcccctcacatcaccgg atgtatccagtaatgagaacccaccagagagatgtccccgtcctctgtattcccgggattccacacaggaaggtcacaccatccctcaccatcatcag GTTGAGGAAGTGATTGATATAAAAGTTGaggtgaagaaggaagaagaagagacgtatgtgattGGTGATCAGCAATGCATGAAGGAGGATGAGGTTATGGATACCATTAAAGAGGAGGAATCTTCTCCAGATATCAGCTCAG ATGGAAAGTATTTTTGGAATCTAAATACTTCGGAGAGACTTCTTAATATATCTCCAGATTGTACTGCAGAAGATCGTGATATTGCAAAATGTTCTTCAAAATTAACATTTTCCTGGTTGGCAacatcaatggatccttctaatcctgaggaacctactgataaatcccatactatgacttcagatgaccatctaagatcaatgggtccTTCTCATCCTGAGAAATCTTCTaaaaaatcccatactatgacttcagatcaccatctaagatcaatggatccttctaatcctgaggaaccttctgataaatcccatactatgacttcagatgtccatctaagatcaatggatccttctaatcctgaggaaccttctgataaattccatactatgacttcagatgtccatctaagatcaatggatccttctaatcctgaggaaccttctgataaattccatactatgacttcagatgaccatctaagatcaatgggtccttctaatcctgaggaatcttctgataaatcccatactatgacttcagatgtccatctaagatcaatagatccttctaatcctgaggaatcttctaaaaaatcccatactatgacttcagatgtccatctaagttcTTACAATGCTAACAGATCTACAGATCCATCCGAAACTCAGAAATCTTCTTTAAGCCATGAGGGAGCTCACACAGGAGGGAGCTCATTGTCATGTTTGGTGTGCGGGAAAACATTCACTAAGAAAAAAGGACTTGTTAAACACCAGAAATCTCACAAGACTAAGCATCCTTATTCATGTTCGGAGTGTGGAAAAAGTTATTGTAAGAAAGAAAGCCTTGTTGTACACCAGAGAAcacacacgggtgagcgtcccttttcctgtttagagtgcaaaaaatgtttttccaaGAAAGAAACCCTTTTTattcatcagagaattcacactgggGAGCGTCCCTTttgctgttcagagtgcgggaagtgtttttctCAAAAAGGATGCCTTTGTAAACACCAAAGAAGTCACACTGGCGAGCGTCCCTATTCGTGTTTGGATTGCGGGAAAAGTTTTCCAAGGAAAGGTTCCCTTCTTACACACCAGAAACTTCATACAGGTGAACGTCCCTTTTCCTGTTTAGAGTGCGGAAGGTGTTTTTCCAATAAACAAAACCTTCTTACACACCAGAGAATTCATACCGGCGAGCGTCCCTTTTGCTGTtttgagtgcggaaaatgtttttccgAAAAAGGAAGCCTTGTGAAACACCGACGAAGTCACACTggcgagcgtccctattcatgtccagattgcgggaaatgtttttctaaGAAAGGATCCCTTCTtacacaccagagaagtcacacgggcgagcgtcccttCTCCTGTTTAGAGTGCGGAAAATGCTTTTCCGACCGAGGAAACCTTCGCAAACACCAGAGAGTTCATACGGGCGAGCGTCCCTTTTCCTGtttagagtgcggaaaatgtttttctgaCCAAGGGAACCTTCATCAACACCAAAGAAAACACACTGGGGAGCACCCCTATTCATGTTCGGAGTGTGGAAAAGGTTTTTTCCGGAAAAAACAGCTTCTCCTACACCAGAGAACTCACTCCGTTGAGcatccttattcgtgttcagagtgtggaaaatgtttgaccacaaaagaaagccttgttaatcaccagagaattcatacgggtgagcgtccttactcatgttcagagtgcgggaaatgtttcgctaCCAAAGAAACCCTTGTTTCTCACCGGAAAATTCACTCAAGTGAGCGTCCACattcatgtccagagtgcgggaaacgtttcatCAAAAAAGCAGcccttgttagacaccagagaattcacacgggggagcgtccctattcatgctcagagtgcgggaaatgtttcactgccaAAGAAAACCTTGTTTCTCACCAGAAAATTCACTCAGGCGATCGTctttattcgtgttcagagtgcgggaaatctttctctTGGAAAGGAAGCCTTGTTACTCACCAGAGAATTCATTCaggcgagcgtccttattcatgttcagtgtgcgggaaatctttcactaaaAAAGGAGgccttgttagacaccagagaattcactcaGGCGAGCGTCCctatttatgtacagagtgcgggaaatgtttcactgcgaAACAGTCACTTCTTGTTCACATGACAAAACACAGCTCGGAGCATCCGAACAACTTTCAGACTGTGATAAATGTTCTACAGATCACATAA
- the LOC141104682 gene encoding uncharacterized protein isoform X1: MMDNQPPLTSPDVSSNENPPERCPRPLYSRDSTQEGHTIPHHHQVEEVIDIKVEVKKEEEETYVIGDQQCMKEDEVMDTIKEEESSPDISSADGKYFWNLNTSERLLNISPDCTAEDRDIAKCSSKLTFSWLATSMDPSNPEEPTDKSHTMTSDDHLRSMGPSHPEKSSKKSHTMTSDHHLRSMDPSNPEEPSDKSHTMTSDVHLRSMDPSNPEEPSDKFHTMTSDVHLRSMDPSNPEEPSDKFHTMTSDDHLRSMGPSNPEESSDKSHTMTSDVHLRSIDPSNPEESSKKSHTMTSDVHLSSYNANRSTDPSETQKSSLSHEGAHTGGSSLSCLVCGKTFTKKKGLVKHQKSHKTKHPYSCSECGKSYCKKESLVVHQRTHTGERPFSCLECKKCFSKKETLFIHQRIHTGERPFCCSECGKCFSQKGCLCKHQRSHTGERPYSCLDCGKSFPRKGSLLTHQKLHTGERPFSCLECGRCFSNKQNLLTHQRIHTGERPFCCFECGKCFSEKGSLVKHRRSHTGERPYSCPDCGKCFSKKGSLLTHQRSHTGERPFSCLECGKCFSDRGNLRKHQRVHTGERPFSCLECGKCFSDQGNLHQHQRKHTGEHPYSCSECGKGFFRKKQLLLHQRTHSVEHPYSCSECGKCLTTKESLVNHQRIHTGERPYSCSECGKCFATKETLVSHRKIHSSERPHSCPECGKRFIKKAALVRHQRIHTGERPYSCSECGKCFTAKENLVSHQKIHSGDRLYSCSECGKSFSWKGSLVTHQRIHSGERPYSCSVCGKSFTKKGGLVRHQRIHSGERPYLCTECGKCFTAKQSLLVHMTKHSSEHPNNFQTVINVLQIT; this comes from the exons atgatggacaatcagccgcccctcacatcaccgg atgtatccagtaatgagaacccaccagagagatgtccccgtcctctgtattcccgggattccacacaggaaggtcacaccatccctcaccatcatcag GTTGAGGAAGTGATTGATATAAAAGTTGaggtgaagaaggaagaagaagagacgtatgtgattGGTGATCAGCAATGCATGAAGGAGGATGAGGTTATGGATACCATTAAAGAGGAGGAATCTTCTCCAGATATCAGCTCAG CAGATGGAAAGTATTTTTGGAATCTAAATACTTCGGAGAGACTTCTTAATATATCTCCAGATTGTACTGCAGAAGATCGTGATATTGCAAAATGTTCTTCAAAATTAACATTTTCCTGGTTGGCAacatcaatggatccttctaatcctgaggaacctactgataaatcccatactatgacttcagatgaccatctaagatcaatgggtccTTCTCATCCTGAGAAATCTTCTaaaaaatcccatactatgacttcagatcaccatctaagatcaatggatccttctaatcctgaggaaccttctgataaatcccatactatgacttcagatgtccatctaagatcaatggatccttctaatcctgaggaaccttctgataaattccatactatgacttcagatgtccatctaagatcaatggatccttctaatcctgaggaaccttctgataaattccatactatgacttcagatgaccatctaagatcaatgggtccttctaatcctgaggaatcttctgataaatcccatactatgacttcagatgtccatctaagatcaatagatccttctaatcctgaggaatcttctaaaaaatcccatactatgacttcagatgtccatctaagttcTTACAATGCTAACAGATCTACAGATCCATCCGAAACTCAGAAATCTTCTTTAAGCCATGAGGGAGCTCACACAGGAGGGAGCTCATTGTCATGTTTGGTGTGCGGGAAAACATTCACTAAGAAAAAAGGACTTGTTAAACACCAGAAATCTCACAAGACTAAGCATCCTTATTCATGTTCGGAGTGTGGAAAAAGTTATTGTAAGAAAGAAAGCCTTGTTGTACACCAGAGAAcacacacgggtgagcgtcccttttcctgtttagagtgcaaaaaatgtttttccaaGAAAGAAACCCTTTTTattcatcagagaattcacactgggGAGCGTCCCTTttgctgttcagagtgcgggaagtgtttttctCAAAAAGGATGCCTTTGTAAACACCAAAGAAGTCACACTGGCGAGCGTCCCTATTCGTGTTTGGATTGCGGGAAAAGTTTTCCAAGGAAAGGTTCCCTTCTTACACACCAGAAACTTCATACAGGTGAACGTCCCTTTTCCTGTTTAGAGTGCGGAAGGTGTTTTTCCAATAAACAAAACCTTCTTACACACCAGAGAATTCATACCGGCGAGCGTCCCTTTTGCTGTtttgagtgcggaaaatgtttttccgAAAAAGGAAGCCTTGTGAAACACCGACGAAGTCACACTggcgagcgtccctattcatgtccagattgcgggaaatgtttttctaaGAAAGGATCCCTTCTtacacaccagagaagtcacacgggcgagcgtcccttCTCCTGTTTAGAGTGCGGAAAATGCTTTTCCGACCGAGGAAACCTTCGCAAACACCAGAGAGTTCATACGGGCGAGCGTCCCTTTTCCTGtttagagtgcggaaaatgtttttctgaCCAAGGGAACCTTCATCAACACCAAAGAAAACACACTGGGGAGCACCCCTATTCATGTTCGGAGTGTGGAAAAGGTTTTTTCCGGAAAAAACAGCTTCTCCTACACCAGAGAACTCACTCCGTTGAGcatccttattcgtgttcagagtgtggaaaatgtttgaccacaaaagaaagccttgttaatcaccagagaattcatacgggtgagcgtccttactcatgttcagagtgcgggaaatgtttcgctaCCAAAGAAACCCTTGTTTCTCACCGGAAAATTCACTCAAGTGAGCGTCCACattcatgtccagagtgcgggaaacgtttcatCAAAAAAGCAGcccttgttagacaccagagaattcacacgggggagcgtccctattcatgctcagagtgcgggaaatgtttcactgccaAAGAAAACCTTGTTTCTCACCAGAAAATTCACTCAGGCGATCGTctttattcgtgttcagagtgcgggaaatctttctctTGGAAAGGAAGCCTTGTTACTCACCAGAGAATTCATTCaggcgagcgtccttattcatgttcagtgtgcgggaaatctttcactaaaAAAGGAGgccttgttagacaccagagaattcactcaGGCGAGCGTCCctatttatgtacagagtgcgggaaatgtttcactgcgaAACAGTCACTTCTTGTTCACATGACAAAACACAGCTCGGAGCATCCGAACAACTTTCAGACTGTGATAAATGTTCTACAGATCACATAA
- the LOC141106636 gene encoding uncharacterized protein, translating to MDPSNPEESSDKFHKMTSDVHLKSMDPPKLEESSDESKTMTSDVHLKSMDPPKLEESSDESKTMTSHVHLRSMDPPKPEESSDKSQTMISDVHLRSMDPPKLEESSDESHMASDVHLRSMDPPKLEESSDESHTMTIDVHLRSMDPLKLEESSDKSHTMTLDVHLRSMDPLKLEESSDKSHTMTSDVHLRSMDPLKPEKSSDKSHTLTSNDHLSSHSVDRSTDPSKPQKPSSSDKGVQTEGSSLSCSVCGKTLITETALLRHEKTHTAERPYSCSECGKCFGEKSGLTKHQKIHTGAPPLSCSHCKKSFLTRFARRKHQRIHTGQRPYSCSECEKCFSEKGSLVIHQRSHTGEQPYPCSECSRCFSDKGSLTRHQRSHTGERPYPCSDCGKCFSDKGSLVIHQRNHTGEQPYSCSECSKCFSDKGSLKRHQRSHTGERPYSCSDCGKCFSRKDTLLAHRIIHTGDRPFSCLECEKCFSNQGKLRRHQMNHTGERPYSCSECGKSFSVKGRLLLHQKSHSAEHLYSCSECGKSFLRKRMLVSHQIVHSGEQTYSCSECSKCFSDKGSLRRHQRSHTGERPYSCSDCGKCFSRKDSLLAHQIIHTGDRPFSCLECEKCFSNQGKLRRHQMNHTGERPYSCSECGKCFTAKRNLVAHQRIHSGDRPYLCMECGKCYAQRHSLLAHMTRHSSEHPNNFQTVIDVVQIT from the coding sequence atggatccttctaatcctgaggaatcttctgataaattcCATAaaatgacttcagatgtccatctaaaatCAATGGATCCTCCTAAACTTGAGGAATCTTCTGATGAATCCAAAACTATGACTTCAGATGTTCATCTAAAATCAATGGATCCTCCTAAACTTGAGGAATCTTCTGATGAATCCAAAACTATGACTTCACATGttcatctaagatcaatggatcctccaAAACCTGAGGAATCGTCTGATAAATCCCAAACTATGatttcagatgtccatctaagatcaatggatcctccTAAACTCGAGGAATCTTCTGATGAATCACATAtggcttcagatgtccatctaagatcaatggatcctccTAAACTTGAGGAATCTTCTGATGAATCACATACTATGACTatagatgtccatctaagatcaatggatcctctTAAacttgaggaatcttctgataaatcacatACTATGACTttagatgtccatctaagatcaatggatcctctTAAacttgaggaatcttctgataaatcacatactatgacttcagatgtccatctaagatcaatggatcctctTAAACCTGAGaaatcttctgataaatcccatactttGACTTCAAATGACCATCTAAGTTCTCACAGTGTTGACAGATCAACAGATCCATCCAAGCCCCAGAAACCCTCTTCAAGTGACAAGGGAGTTCAAACAGAAGGGAGCTCATTGTCATGTTCGGTGTGCGGGAAAACATTAATTACAGAAACAGCGCTTCTTAGACACGAGAAAACTCACACGgctgagcgtccttattcatgttcagagtgcgggaaatgtttcggtGAGAAATCTGGCCTCACcaaacaccagaaaattcacacaggtgcgCCTCCTTTATCATGTTCACATTGTAAGAAAAGTTTCCTTACGAGATTTGCCCGTAgaaaacatcagagaattcacacgggtcagcgtccttattcatgttcggaGTGTGAAAAATGTTTTTCTGAGAAAGGAAGCCTTGttatacaccagagaagtcacacgggtgagcaaccctatccatgttcagagtgcagtAGATGTTTTTCTGACAAAGGAAGCCTTACGAGACACCAAAGaagtcacactggtgagcgtccttatccatgttcggattgtgggaaatgtttttctgaCAAAGGAAGCCTTGTTATACACCAGAGAAATCACACTGGTGAGCAAccgtattcatgttcagagtgcagtAAATGTTTTTCTGACAAAGGAAGCCTTAAGAGACACCAAAGaagtcacactggtgagcgtccttattcatgttcggattgcgggaaatgtttttctagGAAAGATACTCTTCTTGCACACCGGATAATTCATACGGGTGATCGCCCCTTTTCCTGTTTAGAGTGCGAAAAATGTTTTTCTAACCAAGGAAAGCTTCGTAGACACCAAATGaatcacactggtgagcgtccttattcatgttcggaGTGTGGAAAAAGTTTTTCTGTGAAGGGACGCCTTCTTCTACATCAGAAAAGCCACTCCGCTGAGCAtctttattcatgttcagagtgcgggaaatctttccttCGCAAAAGGATGCTCGTTTCTCACCAGATAGTTCACTCGGGTGAGCAAacgtattcatgttcagagtgcagtAAATGTTTTTCTGACAAAGGAAGCCTTAGGAGACACCAAAGaagtcacactggtgagcgtccttattcatgttcggattgcgggaaatgtttttctagGAAAGATTCTCTTCTCGCACATCAGATAATTCATACGGGTGATCGCCCCTTTTCCTGTTTAGAGTGCGAAAAATGTTTTTCTAACCAAGGAAAGCTTCGTAGACACCAAATGaatcacactggtgagcgtccttattcatgttcggagtgtggaaaatgtttcacCGCGAAAAGAAACCTCGTAGCTCATCAGAGAATTCACTCAGGTGATCGTCCTTATTTGTGtatggagtgcgggaaatgttacgcTCAGAGACACTCCCTTCTTGCACACATGACAAGACACAGCTCAGAGCATCCGAACAACTTTCAGACTGTGATAGATGTTGTACAGATCACATAA